aggcactaATTTTGAATCAAGCTGAAAAATAAGTTGTTCGAATAACATGACAAAATGAAACCAATGACAGTGAGTTAGGTTAAAACCTCTGATATCTTCAGGGAAAGAGATTCCAAATTGGGGGAGATCTttagtatgtataatactgaatgCAGGCAGTCCCTTGACAGGTAGGTCTGGAGCTCCAAGTGTTGTAGATTATAACATTCAAGCGGTTGAGCGTCTAATATATAATGTGCTCCACCTAACGCCTTGGTGCACATACAAGCAAATAAGTAGACATCATTTTTGATATATATTAATTTGTAATATGATCACCAATGCCTCAATAAGTTACATAACAAGCATCCTTACCCACCAATCACAAATAAACATAGCAAAGGCCTATCACTATCGGATAAGAGCAAGATATTGGCTCATTTCTTGCCAATTTGGATGTCTACAGTATGAGTTTGATTCAAATTAGACAACCTCCTCTAATGTTTTATTGCACGGCACTGAAGGGGGTTTAACATGCAAGCTACCAGCAGTAGCAACCACGCAAGCTACCAGCAGTAGCAACCACATAGGATAGGGGTTATAAGGAGCTGGTGATGTTTTCCTAAGGCATCAGTTTTCAGAGGGAGGGCACACTGGAGCCCCCAACTTTCTCAGGTTAATGGGTGGCACCTCTAATGCGATGTAGAGAGTGATTTGTTTTCCCGGTTCTTACATTGCTTGAACCGAGGAATATCAATGATCTATTTAGCTTGATTAAATTCTACTATATGAACTTATATAACTTCACCATATTTCACATACATATGCAGAAAAATCTCTACGAAATCTGTCCTAGGTGTGCATAATGTGCTCAGACATCATGGAGCAAGAATATAACCAAAATGAGTCTAAAATAGTAAAATGAAGATTAGTAAACACAGCAGCTGCTGACCCCTTAAATACAGATTCACTTTTTTTTTGctggaaaaaaaaagtttagagtcCATACCTTAAGGAAAGAATGGTTAAACTTTAAGACTTTTACACTATGAATCCCTCTCAAAAATCCCATTGCATGTTGGGCATAGGCTTCTTTCTTCTCTGGACGAATGTCGTAACTTCCTACCACTTTATCTTCTCGTCTAACCCGTATCTCAATATCAGCGGTGACTAGAGATGACATACATTGTGGACTGAACTTTGTTGACAAGTAACTACTGAAAATGAAGGATGCAAGACTTGGAGCATGCAGCTTGACCCCACTATCGCTTTCATCATTCTGACAATCGAATACAAAATACTTGAGTTTAGGCAGAGAAATGTTGAGCTTCGTGTTATGAAATCCATGATGCCCCATTTCCATGATCAGCGATTCTAGAGAAGGAAGACTTGAAAAGAACCTATTCGTTAGGTTTACATCACCACGAAATGATATATGTTCAAGTCTCAGATGCAATAATTCAAGTCGAGGAAAACTCATATCAAGAGGTAGTCTAATCCTGTTTTCGCAGTTATCCTCATCCCAACCAGTCAACTGCAGCTCCATCTTTGTCAATGATTCACAAGTACATAGACAAGGAGGAATCTCAAAACCATCTTCAACTTTGGCCTTTATATATAGCTCTTTAACTTTATGTTTGACAGCAATTTCAATCCATTTGTATATAGTACTCACAGATGTATGTAAACTAAAACAATCAAAACGAATCACTGGTATATCAGAGTCGTCGTGAAGACGGAATACTCTATCCACAaaatcaataaatgcaccactagGTCTTTCATCAAGACTATCTTCATCGTTTGATTCAGAACAATGACAACTCTCACAGAAATTTAGCACAGGCAGAGATTTCCAAATAGATCGCCATCTTTTAGACAAAACACTAAACTTAGCTGCATCTTCCGTATAAATGAAAGATAGGATGTGATAAATTATGGAATCAGGTAAATTGCTGATCCTATCttcttcagaagaagaaaaacctgagtttctttttttcattttgaatTATTGAACTAACGCAAATCGGATTCAACAAATTTCACTCAAACCTGATGATATAAACCTTATAATCTTTCCTCAAGGAGATTAAATCAAGAGAAAATCAACCTAACAAGAATCATAGACAAGTAGTCTCTAAATTTAACCTAGATATGATATCATGATAACAAATTTGAAATCTCAAGCTGATGAGAATATCAGTAGAGAGAAAGAATGAGAATACCTGAGATGAGATCGAAAAACTGGATTCGTTATTGATAGTCACGAAGAATGAAAACTGGATTTGAaggaaattgaaatttgaattttgtgtTTGTATTTTGGGGACCAAGGGAATTCTATATTTTCACTGAGCTGGGATTTCTTATGGCACATACAAGGGGCAACTCTTGTGGTAATGTTCAGATAAAAGAAAAATTCCCAAGTCTGGAGGGGCAAACTCGTTAGATGGACGTGTGACACTGGAATGGTTGCCCGGATAGCATGAGAGACGAGGCTCGAGTCTGAAGAATTTATTGGGTTTGTTGTGGACCTTGTGGTCTATTTCTCAAAGATCCACTTGTTTCTTGCTCTCTAGATTTCTCAAAGAAGTGTAGGGGGCTTAGCAAAATGTTTTATACACTTTACAAATAAAACCagactattattttgaaacggagacCAAATCAGCCAACCAGCAATGCTGTCTTTTATCGCAGAACTAAATTGACCTCCAATTCTAAGATTCAGCAGTAATGCGAAAAGGCTACCCTAATTCATATGCTGTGAACGAATAAGTGGCCGAAAGTCCATAAATGGGGACTAGTATCCATATAAAAGTTCGTAACTTATTTGTACCTGCCATTGTCTTCTCCAGGGGAAGAACTCCACTGAGCTTCTACTTGGAGCAAATGTTGAAATGAATTTGTATCGAATGTATAGCTATACTTGTAGTTGCAcgaaatcctacaactacacctTTAATGAAATCTAAAGAACAACTCAAGTGTTCATCATAAAATTCATAATAACATTCATTAGATCTTCAATTTGAATACAAAATTATGGGAAAACTCTATcttggagaacaaacaatctttctctctcctaaatttcttGTCTAAGTTTTTCAAAAAGATCCCTCCTATATAAGATCGCTCGGTCCCTTATATAGGGGTTTACATAgaggatgacagctaataaatcctttattttcggatctggtgtGCATCATTAACGCGCGCTTACACTGACTCTTCTCGCACACACTCTATAACATCGCacgatcttcacactttactcgtgattaagcTGACGTCACCCAATGCGTCATTCTGAATAAATTGTACGCGATTGCCTTCGCTCGGTCTTGATAACCATTATTTCGCATACATCATTAGTGAGCCGTATTTTGTATCTACAATACTCACGCATCCTTTAGCCAGCAAATGAGATACTGCGCACATGCATCAACATATGCTATAATTAGCGCGCAAGTGAGAAACTGCATATCAACATATGTCATCACCTACGTACCAAACCATTAAAGCGAAAGAACACCAAAATTAAAAAGTATATAAGAATTTTATTAGCAAAAAGAATTCGATaaatttgaaaacagaatttctacACTAGTTATTATACTTTTGATAGCactcaataaaaaaaataactgGAGAGGCCAAGCAACAAATCTGGTTTTTCTTTTCTGTATTAATGAAATTGTGTGCCTCTCATTTTCAGGAGTAGAAAGTTAGGTGTAATCCCCTGCTCCTTTACGCCAAACCTGAACGACTTGAACTGGTCCCATTCTGACCGTCTTCCTAAGTATTTCTCTAatcaacttaattatttatacttCTACCACCACCCTAAAAGCAGTCACAGTATTGCTTCACCTCAGCTCACATGCACTTGAGATCATCTGATACCACCACCCTACAAGCAGTCACAGTATTGCTTCACCTCAGCTCACATGCACTTGAGATCATCTGATACGTCTGGAGAAAAAAGTACTAGAGAAGAAAATACCTTCTGGCAGCACCAGACATGGCTATGAACATTGATAGAATTGAAGAAGGAGATCTCACCGAAGAAGACAATCATAACCAAGAGGAGGAATCTTCAAAGATCAAGTCTCAGAAGCTAATGAAATGGGGATTACTCTTATTACTAAGCTGCATATGTAGTTTCATTGGTGTCACTGGAGGACCTTTACTACTTAGACTCTACTTCTTACATGGTGGTAGCAGAAAATGGTTATCTAGTTGGTTACAAATGGCTGGGTTCCCTATACTAATCATCCCACTCACAATCCTTTATGCTAAACGCGATCGAAGTCTACCTAATATCGAGTTCTTTGCTTCTCGGAAGCTTTTGTTCTATGCTTCTCTGATAGGTCTAGTTCAAGGGATAGACAATTTTATGTATTGTTATGGTTTATCGTTCCTTCCTGTAACTACATCATCTCTCCTTGTTACTACTCAACTCGCTTCCACATCCTTTATTTCATTTCTTTGGGTTAAGCAGAAGTTCACTCCCTACACGATAAACGCGATTGTAGTTATAACAATGGATTCGATACTACTCGGTATACGGAGGGCTGGTGATCGTCCTCCTGGTGTTACGAATTCGCAGTACTTGCTAGGTTTCTTTATAAGTATAGCTGCTGCTGCAATTTTAGGGTTCATTCTAGTGAGCACGCAAGTTGCTTATGCCAAGGCCAATCAAGGCATGACCTATACTATTGTGTTGCAGTTTCAAGTTTGTTTGGCCTTCTTTGCTACACTCATTTGCACAATTGGGAGCCTCATAAACAAGGATTTCTCAGTAAGAAACTCCTTCTCCATACTTGCTTTTACATGTTGTACGATTTTTAACTGATATGTTCTAATCCATAGGAAATGCAACGAGAAGCGAGCGACTTTGACTTGGGAGCAAAAACGTACTACTTAGTGTTAGCTTCAAACATGGTAGTTTGGCAACTAATGTTCATTGGGAGAGTTGGGATTATATTTTGCACGTCCTCTCTCTTTGCAGGAGTCATGAGCGCGAGTTTGCTTCCTATCTCACAGATTGCAGCTGTGATAACATTCCACGAAAATTTCACTGGAGAAAAAGGGATGGCCTTGGCTTTAGCCCTTTGGGGCTTCACTTCTTACTTCTATGGTTCCTACAGGAACTCAAGAAGGCAAAGTCCGAAACCCCATGAAGCAACTGAAAGAGATACGCAACCCACAAAATAAGTATCTCCAAATGAATGTAACTATGTTGTGATTCTGTGATACAGTGTTTTGAACCACACTTCATTTGTACTCGGAATTTACTTCAAGCCTGAAATCTTGGAATCCTTACCTGAGatgaaaaaaagaagtaaaaagaaaaaatgaaaaatgttcacatgaaaaagaaatcacaaaaaatATCCCGGCCGATCACTTCAAATCTCTATCCTTTATTTTGACATCTTGAAGAGAAGAATAAGGATAGGGATAATACTTAACTCAACTCCCATCATACTTGACTAGATATCAGTACTTTCAGGATAGTAATATATATAGCGAAAGTAACAAAATATCGTAACGAAGTAGGACTCTTCATTTCAGTGGAAGCTGCACTAATGCAACTTTGGAAAAATGATTCATCAACCTTAAAAAGAAACCATCGTCATGCACATATTATGGCAAACAGTGAGTGCAACCAATTATTTTACATGATGTAGGTTCGCTTCACTAAAAGAAGAGAACAAATGATCAATGAGACTCAAGTTTCACTTTTTTGGAACACTCATGTAGTCAGGGTCCAGGAATTTCACATGATGAAAAGTAGGTAACTCATACAAGTCACGGGAGTTATTAGAATAAGTATAGTTGGACATACGGACCTCAATTATCAATATAAACTTGATTTTGATGAGGGTACATGTAATGATCTACGCTACAGAAGGAAAGATAAATGAGATCTGAGGATGAAtttgagaagagaagagaaaagacGAAGATAAGAAGAGACGATAGCGGAAGAAGGGAAGAGCTGGagtaagagagagaaaatagttTTTATTAATAATTGCTTAAGAGATCCAATGATAGGCCGGCTACAAATACCATGCCATTGATCCTGTCTAGCATTACAACTGATAAAGGCACACAAACATTTAAACAGGACACCCCAAATAACTAAGGAGACCTATGACAAATACCCCTTACTCTAAATGATTGTTGTCCTCAAGAATGAATTTAGGAAACTGCTTCTTGATTACAGCCTTGTCCTCCCAAGTAGCAACAACCTCTGTAGAGTGAGTCCAGTGTATTAAGACCTGCTCCACTTCTTGTTGATGCTCCTTGATAGTCCTGGAGTTGAGCACCTGAAACGGAGTAACCTTCATGCATCCCTGTGAATCTAAGGAGGGTAGAGTGGTCCGAGGTAGTAACCCTGCTCCCAGTTTTGGCTTTAATTGAGACACATGGAACACTGGGTGGATTTTGGAGGTAGCAGGGAGTTGGATCTTGTATGCCACCTTTCCCACCCTGGCAAGAATCTGATAAGGGCCAAAAACAATTGCAGACAACTTTAAATTCCTCCTCAGTTGCACTGATGTTTGCATGTAAGGTTGAAGTCTCAGATAAACCCAATCTCCAACTTGAAACTCTCTCTCAGTCCTCTGCTTATCAGCCTGCTGTTTCATCCTGTGTTGTGCCTCTTCAAGTGTGGATTTGAGAATGATGCCCATAGCCTGTCTCTTTTGTACATAGTCTTCTACAGTCCCATTGGTTGATGGATTATGAGAGCAAAGACCAAATTGTTGTGGATTGTACCCATATAAGGCTTGAAAGGGAGTGAGCTTGAGGCTAGAATGATATGTGGAGTTAAACCACCACTCTTCTAGGGATAACCAGCTAACCCATTTAGTGGGCCTATAGCTAGTCATGCACCTTAAATAGGATTCAAGGCATGCATTGACTCTCTCAGTCTGCCCATCAGTCTGTGGGTGGTAGGCAGAATTCATGTGTAATGTTGTTCCCATCTTCGTAAAtaactcttgccaaaaattacTCAAGAATATACTATCTCTGTCAGATATTATGGTAGCAGGTAATCCATGTAGTTTAAAGATGTTATCAAGAAACACCTTAGCTACCGAGGAAGCTGTGAAGGGGTGGCTAAGTGACAAGAAGTGACTGTATTTAGTGAATctatccaccaccaccataatGACCTCTTTTCCCTCTGGCTTTGGTAGTCCAGTGATAAAATCCATGGAAATGTTCTTCCATGCTTGGTCAGGAACTGGTAGTGGTTGCAGCAACCCACTTGGAGAAGTATGTGGCACCTTGTGTTGTTGGCAGATGTCACACTCCTTAATATATTGGAATAAGTCTTTCTTCATTCCTACCCAATGAAAGTAGGTCTTTGCTCTTTTGATAGCTGTCCTGAGTGCCTGAATGAACTCCCACAGAGGAAGAATGGATAACAACCATCACTTGTTGCCTTAAGTTCCCAGCTGAGCCAATGTAGACTCTGTTCTTGTATCTCAACACACCCTGTAAGAGAGTGTAGGGTTTTTTGCTGGAAGGAGACACTGTTAATTGGGGGATCAATTCAGAAGCTAATTTATCCTGATTGTAGCTTTCTTGTGCTTCTCCAAGCCAAGTAGGCTGTAGCTGAGTGATGAGCTGACATTGAGGAGAATCAGAGTGTGAGAATCTTGATAAGGCATCAACCACCTTATTCTCTACTCCCTTCTTGTAGCATACTGCATAGTCATATCCCAATAGTTTGGATAACCACTTTTGTTGCACCATGGTATGAAGCTTTTGTTCCATGAAGTACTTTAGACTTTGATGGTCTGTATAAATGGTAAAATGATTTCCTAGCAAGTAAGGCCTCCACTTTGCTACTGCCATAACTATAACAAGTAGTGCTTTTTCATATGTGGACATGGAGAGAAATCTGGACTTCATGCCTTTGCTGAAATAAGCAATTGGCTTCTTGTTCTACATCAAACTGATCCCACCCCTGTATCACATGCATCAGTCTCCACCTCAAATGGTTGAGAAAAATCAGGTAGAGCTAGTACTGGAGTTGTGGTGACAGCCTTCTTGAGGACTCAAAAGCAGTCTGAGCTTCAACGCTCCACTTGAAATTGCCCTTCTTTAATAAATCTGTCAATGGCCTACAAATGACTCCATATCCCCTCACAAACTTTCTGTAATAACCAGTGACGCCTAGGAATCCCCTGAGTTCCTTTAAGGTGGTGGGTGTAGGCCAATTGAGCATGCAAACAATCTTAGATGGGTCAGACGCTACACCTTCACCTGTGATGATGTGGCCTAAATATTCCACTTTTGATTGGCCAAAGGCACACTTGCTGAGTTTGGCAAATAATGTATGTTGTTGCAGAGTCTTGAGTGTAACTTCTAAATGCTCCAAGTGTGTCTTCATGTCAGGGCTGTATACCAAGATATCATCAAAGAATACCAATATAAACTTCCTCAAATATGGCCCAAAAATATCATTCATTAGTGCTTGAAAGGATGCTGGTGCATTGGTCAAGCCAACATGCATTACCATGAATTCATAGTGCCCTTGATGAGTCTTAAAAGAAGTCTTGTAAGTATCTGGAGGGTACACTCTAATTTGGTGATAACCATCCCTTAAATCAATCTTAGAAAAAACCTTGGCACCAAATAACTCATCCAACAATTCTTCAATTATGGGAATAGGATACTTGTCTTTGACTATAGATTCATTCAATCTTCTATAATCCACACAGAATCTCCAGctgccatttttttttaactagaAGAATTGGTGAAGAGAATGGGCTATGGCTGGGTTGAATTACACCAGCTTTCAACATTTCTTGTACAAGTTGCTCTACTATTTCCTTTTGTATGTTTGAAATTCTATATGGACTTTGATTTGGAGGTGTAGTGAGAGGTTTCAAAGGTATGTGATGGTCATGAGTTCTAGGCGGGGGTAATGATTTGGGTTCTTGAAAAATGAAATCATATTTCTGCAGTATGGGTTTAATGGGTTCAGGTGTTTCAGGTTGATGTTCACAAGCAGTAATGGCAAAAGGATGCCCACCAACCTATGTTTATTTTTCCTCAGCCATTTATGGAAATCACTTCCTGTCATCATGGAGAGTTGAGATGATGGAGTGTTACCTTGTAATGTGATGCTTTCTCCATCTTTGTTGAATGTCACAGTTAGATTTTTGAAATCAAATGACATGGGGCTCATATTCTTCATCCAATCCCCACCTAATACCATATCACATCCACCTAACTGTAACAGTATCATGTCCCACTGAAATTCATGTCCCTGCATTTTCCAAGTGAAAGAATAGCACTTAGCATCACTTACCATTTTGGTGCCATTTGCAACAACTACTAATAGGGGAGTGGCAGGATTGATTAGGACTCCACATCTAGCAGCAGCCCCAGGATCCAAGAAACTATGAGTGCTCCCACTATCTATCAAGATAGTTAAGCATTGCTTTCTGTTTACACCCTCAATCCTGATGGTGTTCTGTGACACATTTCCAGCCAAAGCATGCACAGAGATTTCTACTTCTTCTTCAGTACTAGGTGACATTGGAGAATCACAAGGTGACTCTTCTCCAGATTGAGTTATGTCTTCTTCATCAGCAACTAGCATATATATTTGTTGTTTTATGCATTTATGTCCTGCTTGAAATACTTCATCACAGTTGTAACATAGCCCCTTCTCCCTTCTTTTTCTcatctcaacataagataacctTTTAATTGGTTGTGGGGAAATTTGGGTGGGTGACTGTGTAATCTTGGTGAAGTTTCTAGGACTAGTAGCTGGAGATGGAATGGTTCTTTGAGGGTAGTGGTTGGGAACAAAGAGTGGGGAGGGTCTATAagagtttcttgattttttttgctGCACTTTCAATAAGTGCCTCCTGCATTCTAGCTAGATAGACTGCATTGGAAAAAGTTTTGAGAGAAAACATTTGTACATGTAGCCTTAGTTCTTCCTTAAGACCGCTGATGAAGCTTGAAGTGAAATACTCCTCTGTAAGGTGATGATATTTTGCTAGTATTAAAGCCTTCAATTCTTCAAAAATTTCCTGATAATCAAGAATTGACCCTAATTGTTGTAGCTTATTAAACTTTCCTGCCACATCATCATGTCCTAACTCCTGGAAACGATGGCATATATCTCGAAGAAAATCTTCCCACAAAATGACTTGTTTACCAATTTGATAATCTTGAAACCACACATCTGCTTTACCTTCTAAATACATAGAAGCCATGTTTACCATTTGCGAATCTGTCATATTATGCATAACAAAAAACTTCCTACACTTGTGTATCCATGAACGAGGGTTTGTACCATcaaattttggaaactaaaccttGGGTTTAAGTTGTTGAAACTGATTATGATCTTGAGCTCCAAACAAATAACGGGGTTGGTTTAGAATATTTTCACCTGAAGGAGAAGGTATGTGGTTGCCGGAAGGAAATTGACCCAAAATACTTTCTACTCCGTTGAGAGGAATGTCTCTGTTGGCTTGATTTCTACTTGAGAGCTCGATGTAACGATCTACCTGAGTAGGTACAACAGCAGTAATGGCCGCCATTAGCTCTGGAGTGGGTTTGCCTTGAGCTTCCTTGATCTCTGAAATTGATTTCATCGCTGTATCATACTTTACGGATGAATCACTTTGCAATCCGATAAGCTCATCTATCTTTTTAATGAAATCTGCTTGAGCTGAATTAAGTTCTTCAATTTTTCTAGTTAATTCCTCAACAGCTGCTTTGTTAGCCATATTAGGTCCAAAAATAGATGCTCCTTATACCAATTTGTAATGATATATACTATAGAAGGGAAGATAAATGAGATCTAAGGATGAAtttgagaagagaagagaaaagatGAAGATAAGAAGAGACGATAGCAGAAGAAGGGAAGAGGTGGagtaagagagagaaaatagttTTTATTAATAATTGCTTAAGGGATCTAATGATAGGCCGGCTACAAATACCACACCATTGGTCCTGTCTAGATTACAACTGATAACGGCACACAAACATTTAAACAGGGAACCCCAAATAACTAAGGATACCTATGACAGCACAGGATTCTTTAAGGTCTGTTAAAACATTATAAATTAGGATAAAAAACTTGCACTTCTGCTTCTCATCTATTTATAATATGATCTTTGAAGAAGGGGTGGTCAAGGGCTTGACGAGCAGTGAGCCTTTCTGCTGGGTTGAACTCCAACAGACGGTGCAGTAAGTCTGTAAACACAGACTTCCACGAGGAGTCTACATACTGTGAAACTATATCCTacacaaatgaagaaaatgaaacAATCAATAATTTCTCAACAAACATACAGTAAATCCCAAACTCAAATTCTAGATTAGGCACTCTAGCAGAGCTATGAAAGAAGTAGTAAATCCCAAAGAAAGAAGACATAAACCTTCAGTTGGTCAAGTTTTTTGACTGCCCTGATACTTTCTCTTGAAACTGCTCCTTCAGGCCAGTTCAATCGAGTTCCTCTCCTAGAAGTCCTAAAATATTTTTCCGCACCACGACTGCCAACATTCCAACAAGAATATGGGggtcaaaaaattaaaaaagaaaactaagGTGAAGGTGTTAACAGAATACATGAATTAGGATTTACAAACATCAACGTAGTAGAGACAAATTCCTACAAAGAAAGTAGCCTTAGCCTCTTCCTTAGCCTTGCACATTTTTGTAATAAAAATACTTTTATATAGAAATAAAAATCATCACATTAACCCCTGCTAAAGTATTAGGAAAAACTTACTCAGCCTTTCTAGTCATATGCTCCGGCAGAGGTCCCAATACCCTCTCCATCATTGCCAAGTGTTCCAAATTTTCATGTGTCTGAAACAATGCATTTCCCTGAAACAAAAGTTCCTGCAGGTCAGCATTTCCCAGAAACAGGTAATTGTTCAACTGGTTCAACAATAAAGGTTTGATAAAGGGACTAACCGAACACAGCTCAACAAGTATGCAACCAATACTCCATAGATCACAAGGAAAGGACCATCCTAAACCTGAAAAAAGTATACATATCACGGAATTAGAAATACTACAATTTACCAGGCTCACGACTCAAGGAGTAGCAAAGCATTTGCATCAAACATATATATACTCCATTTAACATACAATAATGCATATATCCAATGTCTGTCTGCATGTATTAATTGAAGTTAAGGTCAAAAAAGTACAGCACTGTGTCCCCCAAGAACTCTGAGAGACTGAGACCAACAGACAAACTGGAGAACTTGAAGACAATTAAGCAACCAATGtaggtgtagtaggtgacttagGGAAGTAGAACCCACTGACTCAGATGGGGGAAAGTGAATTTTATTCAAAATAATAGCATACCTAAAATGACCTCAGGTGCTC
The nucleotide sequence above comes from Papaver somniferum cultivar HN1 chromosome 8, ASM357369v1, whole genome shotgun sequence. Encoded proteins:
- the LOC113303732 gene encoding serine/threonine-protein kinase AFC3-like isoform X4 produces the protein MHDLHMIHTDLKPENILLVSSESVKLPSSKRNSRGEMQFRCLPKSSSIKLIDFGSTVFDNKEHTSIVSTRHYRAPEVILGLGWSFPCDLWSIGCILVELCSGNALFQTHENLEHLAMMERVLGPLPEHMTRKADRGAEKYFRTSRRGTRLNWPEGAVSRESIRAVKKLDQLKDIVSQYVDSSWKSVFTDLLHRLLEFNPAERLTARQALDHPFFKDHIINR
- the LOC113303731 gene encoding F-box/LRR-repeat protein At4g14103-like isoform X2, whose amino-acid sequence is MKKRNSGFSSSEEDRISNLPDSIIYHILSFIYTEDAAKFSVLSKRWRSIWKSLPVLNFCESCHCSESNDEDSLDERPSGAFIDFVDRVFRLHDDSDIPVIRFDCFSLHTSVSTIYKWIEIAVKHKVKELYIKAKVEDGFEIPPCLCTCESLTKMELQLTGWDEDNCENRIRLPLDMSFPRLELLHLRLEHISFRGDVNLTNRFFSSLPSLESLIMEMGHHGFHNTKLNISLPKLKYFVFDCQNDESDSGVKLHAPSLASFIFSSYLSTKFSPQCMSSLVTADIEIRVRREDKVVGSYDIRPEKKEAYAQHAMGFLRGIHSVKVLKFNHSFLKALGGAHYILDAQPLECYNLQHLELQTYLSRDCLHSVLYILKISPNLESLSLKISELNYDKPPVYPFCDEGCLCHA
- the LOC113303731 gene encoding F-box/LRR-repeat protein At4g14103-like isoform X1, which codes for MKKRNSGFSSSEEDRISNLPDSIIYHILSFIYTEDAAKFSVLSKRWRSIWKSLPVLNFCESCHCSESNDEDSLDERPSGAFIDFVDRVFRLHDDSDIPVIRFDCFSLHTSVSTIYKWIEIAVKHKVKELYIKAKVEDGFEIPPCLCTCESLTKMELQLTGWDEDNCENRIRLPLDMSFPRLELLHLRLEHISFRGDVNLTNRFFSSLPSLESLIMEMGHHGFHNTKLNISLPKLKYFVFDCQNDESDSGVKLHAPSLASFIFSSYLSTKFSPQCMSSLVTADIEIRVRREDKVVGSYDIRPEKKEAYAQHAMGFLRGIHSVKVLKFNHSFLKALGGAHYILDAQPLECYNLQHLELQTYLSRDCLHSVLYILKISPNLESLSLKISELNYDKPPVYPFCDEVNINPENMGDYLDAGLSLPCIISQLKFVEIKGLHGCVNELKFIEFLLKHATVLEKLVLACYSTEQDSLSEKRMRKVREKRMKKFREMLLTFPSASKNIRILWKF
- the LOC113306903 gene encoding purine permease 3-like → MDSILLGIRRAGDRPPGVTNSQYLLGFFISIAAAAILGFILVSTQVAYAKANQGMTYTIVLQFQVCLAFFATLICTIGSLINKDFSEMQREASDFDLGAKTYYLVLASNMVVWQLMFIGRVGIIFCTSSLFAGVMSASLLPISQIAAVITFHENFTGEKGMALALALWGFTSYFYGSYRNSRRQSPKPHEATERDTQPTK